In Mucilaginibacter celer, one DNA window encodes the following:
- a CDS encoding glycosyltransferase, whose product MKKKILISAYAISPYKGSEYGAAWNTVINLSSKHELWVLYGMSDDHMGDTQTMRKFLENNEVPNVRFVEVQPGPLARAINLLNKAGLGWFFYFAYTLWQKEAYKAARQLLVTEDIDVVHQLGPIGYREPGFLYRLGKPMVWGPIGGMMVIDKCLMHNKPLLTQIKFGLKNIINQIQLGYSARIKQAFEHADVLISATRAGQQTIMNRFDRESYYLSEQGIIGSISLNEAKFTNGVIQLIWCGTHIERKNLQLCLDALAQVRQSNWQLHVLGCGPLTGKLKQYAGKLGLNEKITWHGQLNRSEAIQMMAASHLHIITSIAEDNPAVVFEAMSCGVPSLTINHHGMGDVISSENGIKVPVNEYPVLVNDIAKRLDELFEKPYLLQCLAYTTIANAGAFQWDARLNLLNRIYDEAIMMHEKRNAYLLPNENLIAL is encoded by the coding sequence ATGAAAAAAAAGATCCTCATATCTGCTTATGCCATATCGCCATACAAAGGCTCGGAATATGGCGCTGCATGGAATACGGTTATCAACCTTTCATCTAAACATGAGTTGTGGGTGCTCTACGGCATGTCTGACGATCACATGGGTGATACACAAACCATGCGCAAATTTCTGGAAAACAATGAAGTGCCCAATGTACGTTTTGTTGAAGTGCAGCCTGGGCCTTTGGCCAGGGCTATCAACCTGCTCAATAAAGCCGGTTTGGGCTGGTTTTTTTACTTCGCTTACACCCTTTGGCAAAAGGAAGCTTATAAAGCCGCCCGGCAGTTGCTGGTAACAGAAGATATTGATGTGGTACACCAGCTTGGCCCCATAGGTTACCGCGAGCCGGGCTTTTTATACCGCCTGGGCAAACCAATGGTTTGGGGGCCGATAGGTGGTATGATGGTTATTGATAAATGCCTCATGCATAATAAACCATTGCTTACGCAGATAAAGTTCGGGCTTAAAAATATTATCAATCAAATTCAGCTTGGTTATTCGGCACGTATTAAGCAGGCTTTTGAGCATGCCGATGTATTGATATCGGCTACCCGGGCGGGGCAGCAAACCATCATGAACAGGTTTGATCGCGAAAGTTATTATTTGTCCGAGCAGGGCATCATCGGTAGTATCTCGCTCAATGAAGCAAAGTTTACAAACGGGGTAATCCAACTGATCTGGTGCGGTACCCATATCGAGCGTAAAAATCTGCAGCTATGCCTTGATGCCCTGGCACAGGTTAGGCAAAGCAACTGGCAGCTTCATGTTTTGGGTTGCGGACCGCTTACCGGTAAGCTAAAGCAATACGCCGGCAAACTTGGTTTAAATGAAAAAATTACATGGCATGGCCAGCTTAACCGCAGCGAAGCCATCCAAATGATGGCAGCATCTCACCTGCACATCATTACCAGCATAGCGGAGGATAACCCTGCCGTGGTTTTTGAGGCCATGAGTTGCGGTGTTCCTTCGCTTACTATCAATCATCATGGTATGGGCGATGTAATCAGCAGCGAAAACGGCATCAAGGTGCCGGTTAATGAGTATCCGGTGCTGGTAAACGACATCGCAAAAAGGCTCGACGAATTGTTTGAAAAACCTTACCTGTTACAGTGCCTGGCTTACACCACAATTGCCAATGCCGGTGCTTTTCAATGGGATGCCAGGCTTAACCTGCTTAACCGAATTTATGATGAGGCTATCATGATGCACGAAAAACGAAACGCCTATTTATTACCCAATGAAAATTTAATCGCCCTATAA
- a CDS encoding lipopolysaccharide biosynthesis protein codes for MLQALTININRFFNKGHERSVRARKNIFRSVLLKVGSVVITLVMIPLTIRYVNPTQYGIWLTLSSLITWAALFDMGLGNGLKNKLAEAIALNQTEKGRVYVSSTYAIMAVIGLLMFVVFYFINPFIKWTSVLNVPDDGSGSLNNIVLIIFAFFCFQFVIQLINTVLAANQQPAKTAQLNLVGQVCSLIAILLLIKLVPGSLTWLVMVMAGVPLLVLLGGSILAFKGDYRSLAPAISVINFKSARQMLSVGSTFFIIQICALVMYESDNMVITQLFGPKEVTTFNIAYRLFSVVLMFFVVVITPFWSAFTEAFTKNEFEWIKNALARINKLWIGLSLCTVVLTAISPWVYDVWVGKSVSVPFSLSIAMCIYIITLIYQAIHVQFLNGIGKIKLQLYLGVGTSVINIPLSILMGKWIGVAGIPIANALIFVIMGIVFSTQTNRIINRTATGIFNR; via the coding sequence ATGCTGCAGGCACTAACAATAAATATTAACCGGTTTTTTAACAAAGGCCATGAGCGCTCGGTAAGGGCACGGAAAAATATTTTCCGCTCGGTTTTGTTAAAGGTAGGTAGCGTGGTTATTACTTTGGTAATGATTCCGCTTACTATCAGGTATGTTAATCCTACCCAGTACGGAATCTGGCTTACTTTAAGCTCGCTGATAACCTGGGCGGCGCTGTTTGATATGGGTTTGGGTAACGGCTTAAAAAACAAGCTTGCCGAAGCCATTGCACTTAACCAAACCGAAAAAGGCAGGGTGTATGTAAGCTCAACCTATGCTATCATGGCGGTTATAGGTCTGCTGATGTTTGTGGTGTTTTATTTTATAAACCCTTTTATAAAATGGACAAGCGTTTTAAACGTACCCGATGACGGCAGCGGATCCCTGAACAATATAGTGCTCATCATCTTTGCTTTTTTCTGCTTTCAGTTTGTGATTCAGTTAATCAATACGGTATTGGCGGCCAATCAGCAGCCTGCAAAAACGGCCCAGTTAAACCTGGTGGGGCAGGTGTGTTCGCTGATAGCTATACTGTTACTTATAAAATTGGTGCCGGGTTCTTTAACCTGGCTGGTGATGGTGATGGCGGGTGTGCCTTTGCTGGTACTGCTTGGGGGAAGCATACTGGCGTTTAAAGGCGATTACAGGTCACTGGCACCCGCCATCAGCGTGATAAACTTTAAAAGCGCCAGGCAGATGCTGAGCGTGGGAAGCACGTTTTTCATTATCCAGATCTGCGCACTGGTAATGTATGAATCGGATAATATGGTGATCACCCAGTTATTCGGACCTAAAGAGGTTACTACGTTCAATATCGCCTATCGTTTATTTTCGGTAGTGCTGATGTTTTTTGTGGTGGTGATCACGCCCTTCTGGAGCGCCTTTACCGAGGCTTTCACTAAAAACGAGTTTGAGTGGATTAAAAACGCTCTCGCCCGCATCAATAAACTTTGGATTGGTTTAAGCTTGTGTACCGTTGTGCTTACCGCTATCTCGCCCTGGGTGTATGATGTGTGGGTTGGCAAAAGTGTATCGGTACCTTTTAGCCTTTCTATCGCTATGTGTATCTATATTATCACACTGATATACCAGGCAATTCATGTGCAGTTTTTAAACGGGATAGGGAAGATCAAGCTGCAGCTTTACCTGGGTGTCGGCACATCGGTAATTAACATCCCGCTATCTATACTAATGGGTAAGTGGATAGGTGTGGCCGGGATCCCCATAGCCAATGCCCTCATTTTTGTAATTATGGGAATAGTTTTTTCAACCCAAACCAACCGTATCATTAACCGTACCGCCACAGGTATTTTTAACAGGTAG
- a CDS encoding acyltransferase — MSKTLKLLSRINLKSVIFNFKYFPFKTAIKLPVLISNNIYLHKMGGTVMINGPIKTALVQIGYGKVGISDFKRARGVWQVFGDVVFNGRAFIMHGCKINVGKNGKLTFGENFNMSTEVAIVAEKQITIGNNSGISWESLVMDTDFHHIFDENGQIINHPKEVIIGDNVWVGCRCTILKGANLPDGSIIAAGSLVTKKLVGNNSIFGGNPMRVLKENITWQY, encoded by the coding sequence ATGAGCAAAACTTTAAAGCTGCTTTCGCGCATCAACCTTAAATCGGTTATTTTTAATTTTAAATACTTTCCGTTTAAAACAGCCATTAAACTGCCGGTTTTAATTTCGAACAATATTTACCTGCACAAAATGGGCGGAACGGTTATGATAAACGGACCAATTAAAACAGCCCTGGTGCAAATTGGCTACGGCAAAGTGGGGATTTCTGATTTTAAGCGGGCGCGTGGCGTGTGGCAGGTTTTTGGCGATGTGGTTTTTAACGGCCGCGCCTTTATCATGCACGGCTGTAAAATAAATGTAGGTAAAAACGGCAAACTTACGTTTGGCGAAAATTTTAACATGAGCACCGAAGTTGCCATTGTGGCCGAAAAGCAAATAACCATTGGCAACAACAGCGGCATTAGCTGGGAAAGCCTGGTAATGGATACCGATTTCCATCATATTTTTGATGAGAACGGGCAGATTATTAATCACCCGAAAGAGGTTATTATAGGTGATAATGTTTGGGTTGGCTGCCGCTGCACCATTTTAAAGGGCGCTAACCTACCCGATGGAAGTATTATTGCGGCCGGATCATTAGTTACCAAAAAGCTGGTTGGCAATAACAGTATTTTTGGCGGGAACCCAATGCGGGTTTTAAAGGAGAATATTACCTGGCAGTATTAG
- a CDS encoding acyltransferase, with amino-acid sequence MATAYLIRKFYRGLRVMYFGMARRYSHAVTTFKFHLNGVKFNKDFVGYGIPILDVNMEGQFSIGKKFWFNSGKYHAMGGRQQQCYFVVAKGAELSIGDYVGCTSVAFICHDKIKIGNHVKIGINTVIYDTDFHSLYAEARNDIPERLDGLRTKPVIIKDGAFIGGHTTILKGVTIGKNSIVGAGSVVFQSIPDEQIWAGNPAVYVRDTYKMELETCSR; translated from the coding sequence ATGGCAACAGCATATCTTATCCGGAAATTTTACAGGGGCCTGCGGGTAATGTATTTCGGCATGGCGCGGAGATACTCGCATGCCGTTACTACTTTTAAATTCCACTTGAATGGCGTGAAATTCAATAAAGATTTTGTTGGATACGGCATCCCCATTTTGGATGTTAACATGGAGGGGCAGTTCAGTATCGGCAAAAAATTCTGGTTTAACAGCGGTAAATACCATGCTATGGGTGGCCGCCAGCAGCAGTGCTACTTTGTAGTGGCCAAAGGTGCCGAGTTAAGCATTGGCGATTATGTGGGCTGCACCTCGGTAGCCTTTATCTGCCACGATAAAATAAAGATAGGCAACCATGTAAAAATCGGCATCAATACCGTAATCTACGATACGGATTTCCACTCGCTTTATGCCGAAGCCCGTAACGATATTCCTGAGCGGCTGGATGGGCTTCGTACCAAGCCTGTAATTATTAAAGACGGCGCTTTTATAGGCGGACACACCACCATACTAAAAGGCGTTACCATCGGCAAAAATTCGATAGTAGGGGCAGGTTCGGTGGTTTTTCAAAGTATTCCTGATGAGCAGATCTGGGCCGGCAATCCGGCGGTTTATGTACGCGATACATATAAAATGGAGTTAGAAACATGCAGCAGGTAA
- a CDS encoding glycosyltransferase family 2 protein, translated as MEHTYKANKVSIITVVYNAVNTIEDTIQSVIGQTYKDIEYIIVDGGSTDGTLAIIEKYREHIAQFISEPDRGIGDGFNKGISMANGEWIGMINADDWYTPDAVEVMMKNVAKGDYVCCGNIRLIGSNGTERDKKSKVSWLNFGMYIMHPSCFVRHCVYRKVGNYDISLRIAMDFDMFLRIKRLGYNIQYINHVIACMRTDGVSNDTVKMHKEELAVMRRHLHGINYLLSCLFNYLNRLRWRFFYKDPFRKQITLQA; from the coding sequence ATGGAACACACCTACAAAGCAAATAAGGTAAGTATCATCACTGTTGTTTACAATGCAGTAAACACCATCGAGGATACCATTCAAAGCGTTATAGGGCAAACCTATAAGGATATTGAATATATTATTGTTGATGGCGGATCAACCGACGGTACACTGGCCATCATCGAAAAATACCGCGAACACATAGCACAATTTATCAGCGAGCCCGACAGGGGCATTGGAGATGGTTTTAACAAAGGCATCTCAATGGCCAACGGCGAATGGATAGGCATGATCAATGCCGACGACTGGTACACCCCCGATGCCGTTGAGGTGATGATGAAAAACGTGGCAAAAGGCGACTATGTGTGCTGCGGCAACATCCGGCTAATAGGCAGCAACGGAACCGAACGCGATAAAAAAAGTAAGGTGAGCTGGCTAAACTTCGGCATGTACATTATGCACCCCAGCTGCTTCGTAAGGCACTGTGTTTACCGCAAAGTAGGCAACTATGATATATCCCTGCGTATCGCTATGGATTTTGATATGTTTTTGCGCATCAAAAGGCTGGGTTATAACATTCAATACATCAACCATGTAATTGCCTGTATGCGTACAGATGGCGTTAGTAATGATACCGTTAAAATGCACAAAGAGGAACTGGCCGTGATGCGGAGGCATCTGCACGGCATCAATTACCTGTTATCATGCCTGTTTAATTATCTAAACCGCCTCAGGTGGCGTTTCTTTTATAAAGATCCTTTTCGTAAACAAATTACCCTACAGGCATAG
- a CDS encoding acyltransferase: MLVEKIIRKLKRNPDYKWESRYTLRDLRVILTGRLGQILRGSWVRLFLKHVEGLLFIGSNVKIRHAYLVSAGKNLIIEDNVFINALSFDGILIKDNVSIARNCTLIGTGIVSQKGKGIKIGSNTGINAGTYLGGQGGIDIGDNVIIGPGVQVFSENHNFSDLNVNIKDQGVSRDGVVIKNDCWIGAGAIILAGVTIGSGCVIAAGSVVTRSVGDDSVVAGVPGKVLKNRKVVTVGKVA; this comes from the coding sequence ATGCTGGTAGAAAAAATTATCCGAAAGCTGAAACGCAACCCCGATTATAAGTGGGAAAGCCGTTATACCCTCAGAGATCTGAGAGTGATCCTCACGGGCAGGTTAGGCCAGATTTTACGCGGAAGTTGGGTGCGCCTGTTTTTAAAACATGTGGAAGGCTTGCTTTTTATTGGCAGCAATGTGAAAATAAGGCATGCCTACCTGGTTTCGGCAGGCAAAAATCTTATTATCGAGGATAATGTGTTTATTAATGCCCTCTCGTTTGATGGGATCCTGATAAAGGATAACGTATCCATAGCACGTAACTGCACCTTGATTGGTACCGGTATTGTTTCGCAAAAAGGTAAGGGGATTAAAATTGGGAGCAATACCGGTATCAACGCCGGTACTTACCTTGGCGGACAGGGCGGTATCGATATTGGCGATAATGTAATTATCGGTCCGGGAGTGCAGGTTTTTTCCGAAAATCACAATTTTTCGGATCTCAACGTAAATATTAAAGACCAGGGTGTATCGCGCGATGGAGTTGTTATTAAAAACGACTGCTGGATAGGGGCAGGAGCCATTATCCTGGCCGGTGTAACCATAGGCAGCGGCTGCGTAATAGCCGCCGGAAGCGTTGTAACCCGCTCGGTTGGTGATGATTCGGTGGTGGCCGGTGTGCCGGGCAAAGTTTTAAAAAATCGTAAAGTAGTAACTGTAGGTAAGGTTGCATAA
- a CDS encoding DUF1972 domain-containing protein — protein MRIAIIGTRGIPNHYGGFEQCAEYLSAGLVKKGYEVVVYNSHNHPYQQKEWNGVEIRHCYDPECKMGTIGQFFYDLNCIKDVRKGNFDIILQLGYTSSSVWSWLFPGNAVVTTNMDGLEWKRAKYSKPVQRFLHFAERLAVKYSDHLIADSLEIQRYLGHKFKKEATFIPYGAEMFETPDQSVLADYDLKPHGYDMLIARMEPENSVETILDGVLRADRHRPFLVVGNANNDFGEYLKLKFAHYPRIRFVGGIYNIGKLNNLRYYSNLYFHGHTVGGTNPSLLEAMASNSLICSHDNKFNRAVLNDDAFYFSTAMDVAEHLRAVEKSAETYQHFLANNTHKIRTVYTCQNIVDAYAAHFEAIKLKDAKTQPALPNAVEVALYLENAQIL, from the coding sequence ATGCGTATTGCCATCATCGGAACAAGAGGTATCCCCAACCACTACGGTGGATTTGAACAATGTGCCGAATACCTATCGGCTGGGTTAGTAAAGAAAGGTTATGAAGTTGTGGTATACAACTCGCATAATCACCCGTATCAGCAAAAGGAATGGAACGGCGTAGAGATCCGGCATTGCTACGACCCCGAATGTAAAATGGGTACGATAGGTCAGTTTTTTTACGATTTGAATTGTATAAAGGATGTGCGCAAGGGTAATTTTGATATTATACTGCAATTAGGTTATACCAGCAGCTCGGTATGGTCGTGGTTGTTTCCGGGTAATGCGGTGGTAACTACCAATATGGATGGCCTGGAATGGAAAAGGGCCAAATACTCTAAACCTGTACAGCGTTTTTTGCATTTTGCCGAACGCCTTGCTGTAAAATACAGCGATCACCTGATCGCCGATTCGCTGGAGATTCAGCGCTACCTGGGTCATAAATTTAAAAAAGAGGCCACCTTTATTCCATACGGTGCCGAGATGTTTGAAACGCCCGACCAAAGCGTACTTGCCGATTATGACCTGAAACCCCATGGCTATGACATGCTGATAGCCCGCATGGAACCCGAAAACAGCGTTGAAACTATTTTAGACGGTGTACTAAGGGCCGACAGGCACAGGCCTTTCCTGGTGGTAGGCAATGCCAATAATGATTTTGGCGAATACCTTAAACTAAAATTTGCGCATTACCCGCGCATCAGGTTTGTTGGCGGTATTTATAATATAGGTAAGCTCAACAACCTGCGCTACTATTCAAACCTTTATTTTCACGGGCATACAGTAGGTGGTACAAACCCATCACTGCTGGAGGCCATGGCATCAAACAGTCTTATCTGCTCGCATGACAACAAATTTAACAGGGCGGTATTAAATGATGATGCCTTTTATTTCAGCACAGCCATGGATGTTGCCGAACACCTGAGGGCAGTTGAAAAAAGTGCCGAAACCTATCAGCATTTTTTGGCTAACAACACTCATAAAATAAGAACGGTTTACACCTGCCAAAACATTGTTGATGCCTACGCTGCACATTTTGAAGCCATAAAACTAAAAGACGCCAAAACTCAACCTGCACTGCCAAACGCTGTGGAAGTTGCTTTATACTTAGAAAACGCACAAATTTTATAA
- a CDS encoding polysaccharide biosynthesis/export family protein: protein MTRNSFPQQLLMVFVLGVMTAFGSSCSYKQSQAFLERKNANAPITGFTGSTDVYKIKAQDVLQVRNLQNIKYIVDDVPASPGTGGAAASTGTAGLGQSYEVAEDGSVALPVIGRVTVAGLSRLEAANKIQDLYSKNLIKNPIIDVKIINLKVTVLGEVRRPGNYPLIRDNTSLIDMLGEAGGITDKGNEKHIKIVRGGVANPQILEIDLSDVNALTNPAIMLQNQDVIYIEQNRKAIRNEKLQNFSTLIQPALILLNSALIIFTLRK, encoded by the coding sequence ATGACCAGGAATAGTTTCCCCCAGCAATTATTAATGGTTTTTGTTTTAGGTGTAATGACTGCCTTTGGCAGCTCATGCTCGTACAAACAAAGCCAGGCATTTTTAGAGCGTAAAAACGCTAATGCACCCATTACCGGTTTTACCGGCAGTACCGATGTTTATAAAATAAAAGCCCAGGATGTTTTGCAGGTACGCAACCTGCAAAACATTAAATACATTGTTGATGATGTGCCTGCATCGCCGGGTACGGGCGGGGCAGCGGCATCAACCGGCACGGCCGGCTTAGGGCAAAGTTATGAGGTAGCCGAAGACGGCAGCGTGGCCTTGCCTGTTATTGGCCGGGTAACGGTTGCCGGTTTGTCGCGGTTGGAGGCTGCCAATAAAATCCAGGATTTGTACAGCAAAAACCTCATCAAAAACCCTATCATTGATGTTAAGATCATCAATTTAAAAGTAACCGTATTGGGCGAGGTGCGCCGGCCCGGCAACTATCCGCTGATAAGGGATAACACCAGCCTGATTGACATGCTTGGCGAAGCCGGCGGCATAACTGATAAAGGGAACGAAAAGCACATCAAAATTGTTAGGGGAGGGGTAGCTAATCCGCAGATACTGGAAATTGACCTGAGCGATGTAAATGCACTCACCAACCCTGCCATTATGCTGCAAAACCAGGATGTTATCTACATCGAACAAAACAGGAAAGCTATCCGGAATGAAAAACTTCAGAATTTTTCAACCCTGATTCAGCCGGCGCTGATTTTGCTTAACTCTGCTTTAATAATTTTTACGCTGCGTAAGTAA
- a CDS encoding IS110 family transposase: protein MAKETTFETVHQNVAGIDIGAEQIFVSPDGKEVVSFETFTSSYYACAVYLKERGVKKVAMEATGVYWIALYFLLEELGILVCLVNPKETKQVKGRKTDVRDCQWIQKLFSAGILRHSFIPQGKFMELRHLVRERLDIISMGSTYVNKMQKCLELMNIKLPEVLSQIHGTSGINMIKAILSGNRDSNYLLSLCDERIQKYKGEKVLKALEGRYNDTYLFMLEQNMQLWDIHQNQIKKIDGEISRLLDELSVDKEEVVTGKAKAVRHHAPKIPGLHATMARLYGVDLTSIPGINDYTALRLIGETGVDMSRFPTVKSFVNWLTLSPKSHRSGKMKKNVRGMPCNVAGQIFKQCAQSLLNSKNNAIGSFMRKLRGRKDSGIAIKAGARKLAIAYYNTLTKGTAYVEEGTKRYEDQLQRREMALLKKMAKKYNMQLSENQIAA, encoded by the coding sequence ATGGCAAAAGAAACGACTTTTGAAACAGTCCACCAAAATGTTGCAGGTATTGATATCGGTGCTGAGCAGATTTTTGTATCCCCTGATGGGAAAGAGGTGGTCAGCTTTGAAACCTTCACATCAAGTTATTATGCTTGTGCAGTGTATCTGAAAGAGAGAGGCGTAAAAAAGGTAGCAATGGAAGCCACAGGTGTTTACTGGATCGCTTTATACTTTCTGTTAGAAGAACTTGGCATATTGGTTTGCCTGGTCAACCCTAAAGAAACCAAACAGGTGAAAGGCAGAAAAACTGATGTAAGGGATTGCCAGTGGATCCAGAAGCTGTTTTCTGCCGGCATCCTCAGACATAGCTTTATCCCCCAGGGCAAGTTCATGGAACTTCGTCATTTGGTGCGGGAACGCCTGGATATCATCAGTATGGGCAGTACCTATGTTAACAAGATGCAGAAATGCCTGGAGTTGATGAACATCAAACTTCCGGAGGTACTTAGCCAGATCCATGGTACCAGCGGCATTAATATGATCAAAGCTATATTATCCGGGAACCGGGACAGCAACTATTTACTTAGCCTTTGTGATGAACGCATTCAAAAATATAAAGGTGAAAAAGTATTAAAAGCATTGGAAGGCCGGTATAATGATACCTATTTATTCATGCTTGAGCAGAACATGCAGCTTTGGGATATACACCAAAACCAAATAAAAAAGATAGACGGGGAGATTAGCCGCCTGTTGGACGAACTAAGTGTAGATAAAGAAGAGGTAGTTACAGGAAAAGCCAAAGCAGTACGGCATCATGCCCCAAAAATACCGGGGCTTCACGCCACTATGGCGCGCTTATACGGTGTTGACCTTACCAGCATTCCCGGGATAAATGATTATACGGCATTGCGGCTGATTGGGGAAACTGGTGTGGATATGAGCCGTTTTCCTACAGTTAAAAGCTTTGTAAACTGGTTAACCTTATCCCCTAAAAGTCATCGGAGCGGAAAAATGAAAAAGAATGTCAGGGGTATGCCTTGCAATGTTGCCGGGCAGATCTTTAAACAATGTGCCCAGTCATTATTGAATAGTAAGAATAATGCTATCGGTAGTTTCATGAGAAAGCTCCGTGGCCGTAAAGATTCGGGGATTGCTATAAAAGCCGGTGCCAGAAAGTTGGCCATTGCTTACTATAATACATTAACCAAAGGAACCGCATATGTTGAGGAAGGAACTAAACGCTACGAAGATCAATTGCAGAGAAGAGAAATGGCATTGTTGAAAAAAATGGCTAAAAAATACAATATGCAACTTTCTGAAAACCAAATAGCTGCATAA
- a CDS encoding DUF892 family protein, translating into MENESGKVFAPLSPGAEKLQSFFMEHLNRLYCAKAHVVERLPDIVDAARFKSIKPAINATIEQAELQVSKMDQIYCLFNTRYSFENVNGLIEFLEKSFIGFQWNIGDPDLGAIMIISYLSFIECLEANAVHVLKLLAVKLHNDKLSQLLKDNFGKVDRTLTYHITNIYTDTAQ; encoded by the coding sequence ATGGAAAACGAATCAGGTAAAGTATTTGCACCCTTAAGCCCCGGAGCCGAAAAGCTGCAATCATTTTTTATGGAGCATCTAAACCGGCTTTACTGCGCCAAGGCCCACGTGGTTGAGCGCTTACCTGATATTGTTGATGCCGCACGTTTTAAAAGCATAAAGCCGGCCATCAATGCAACCATTGAGCAAGCCGAATTGCAGGTAAGTAAAATGGACCAGATTTACTGCTTATTTAACACCCGCTATTCGTTTGAAAATGTTAACGGCCTGATTGAATTTTTAGAAAAATCATTCATCGGTTTTCAATGGAACATCGGCGATCCGGATTTGGGGGCCATCATGATCATCTCATACCTTAGCTTTATTGAATGCCTGGAAGCTAATGCTGTTCATGTTTTAAAACTCCTTGCGGTAAAATTGCATAATGACAAGTTATCGCAATTATTAAAAGATAACTTTGGCAAGGTTGATCGTACCTTAACCTACCACATCACCAATATTTATACTGATACTGCTCAATAA
- a CDS encoding glycosyltransferase family 4 protein gives MNNIHDQRIRVGIDAKWYFDGPPSGHVVVKNLVDEIIKNNDGRFELYLFITDKFKQQASLHFPIYVKLVFLPGIPNMLSNLFLVPVMTFIYGIDVLLFQNFGSAWPALALKIAYIHDVLFLDHPEYYTPGEVTYFKQMIRFAAKADKIITISNSEKQRMLEHNVLSSNNIDVVYHGINEKFKPLSSYQPDAIEALEDKYKLPQKYLLYVGRVNIRKNLVTLVRAFALLKQHNIKLVIAGKNTGAYPQLDSFIADNGLAGDIIFTGHVPEDDLYLLYARATVFCFPSYAEGFGLPPLEAMQCGVPVVVSNRTAMPEVCGTAALYADPDSAENMAGKIELLLADADLYQMKAKQGIAQARKFSWKKAANEILTLITEAYAGRKNYPKAETQPRL, from the coding sequence ATGAACAACATCCACGATCAGCGAATAAGGGTTGGTATTGATGCCAAATGGTATTTTGACGGCCCGCCCAGCGGCCATGTGGTGGTTAAAAACCTGGTTGATGAAATTATAAAAAATAATGATGGCCGCTTTGAACTTTACCTGTTTATAACCGATAAGTTTAAGCAGCAGGCTTCACTGCATTTCCCCATCTACGTAAAGCTGGTTTTTTTACCCGGGATTCCCAACATGCTTTCGAACCTGTTTTTGGTGCCCGTAATGACCTTTATTTACGGTATTGATGTGCTGCTGTTTCAAAATTTTGGCAGTGCCTGGCCGGCGCTGGCTTTAAAGATAGCCTATATCCACGATGTACTTTTTCTTGATCACCCGGAATATTATACCCCCGGCGAGGTGACTTATTTTAAGCAGATGATTCGCTTTGCGGCAAAGGCCGATAAAATTATCACGATATCCAACAGCGAAAAACAGCGCATGCTTGAGCATAATGTGCTAAGCTCAAACAATATCGATGTAGTTTATCATGGTATAAACGAAAAGTTTAAGCCACTTTCATCGTATCAGCCCGATGCTATCGAGGCGTTAGAAGACAAATACAAATTGCCACAAAAATACCTGTTGTATGTTGGCAGGGTTAATATCCGCAAAAACCTGGTTACGTTGGTGCGGGCTTTCGCGCTGTTAAAACAACACAATATTAAACTGGTGATAGCCGGAAAAAACACCGGTGCCTACCCCCAACTGGATAGTTTTATTGCCGATAACGGGCTTGCCGGAGATATCATTTTCACCGGGCATGTGCCCGAAGATGATTTGTACCTGCTTTATGCCCGGGCTACTGTTTTTTGTTTCCCGTCGTACGCCGAAGGGTTTGGGCTGCCCCCGCTTGAGGCTATGCAATGTGGTGTGCCCGTGGTGGTTTCAAACCGAACCGCCATGCCCGAGGTTTGCGGTACAGCAGCGCTGTACGCCGACCCGGACAGTGCAGAAAACATGGCCGGCAAAATTGAATTGTTGTTGGCCGATGCAGATTTATATCAGATGAAAGCGAAGCAAGGCATTGCCCAGGCCCGCAAATTTTCGTGGAAAAAAGCCGCTAACGAAATATTAACCTTAATTACCGAAGCTTATGCTGGTAGAAAAAATTATCCGAAAGCTGAAACGCAACCCCGATTATAA